One Cicer arietinum cultivar CDC Frontier isolate Library 1 chromosome 8, Cicar.CDCFrontier_v2.0, whole genome shotgun sequence DNA segment encodes these proteins:
- the LOC101509694 gene encoding uncharacterized protein — protein MKMEHHMNKRFLLLWFIMAMQLCFMMLGAYSENNSKSLMGINPPVSIKYERNSSQVVITNGIFTLYLANPRGYVKGISYGGMQNLLATENEEGDRGYLDVVFGSFERVQGTTFSIVSQTMNEIEVSFVTTWNSRVAHSQVPLNIDQRYIVRRGDSGFYSYVIMERLEGFPAVTIDQIRIVYKLQEKQFNYMAISDTRQRRMPSPQDRAGGRPLAYKEAVLLTHPSEPEFRGEVDDKYQYSSENQYNNINGWITADSEKPVGFWIITPSNEFRNGGPIKQDLTSHVGPTCLSMFVSTHYGGKETEMVFQNGEAYKKVFGPIFVYMNSASSKAHFTSLWSDAKQRLSNELKSWPYNFVQSKAFVPANERGTVLGSFQVNDWGKVSPANNAYIGLASPGEAGSWQSESKGYQFWTRSDQHGFFVIKNIVPGRYNLFAWVPGYIGDYKYKYLVTIRPGGIIKLNSLVYYPPRNGPTLWAIGIPDRSAHEFYVPDAYANLTNKLYVNDFEDRFRQYGIWQRYTDLYPKNDLVYRVGVDNYRRDWFYAHVPRLTNNKLEATTWKIVFDLKSNVVRGNYTLQLAIASATYAEVQVSLNDMSAYPPHFTTHRIGDDNAIARHGIHGLQLFYSIPLPSSRMVRGINTIFLRQTRCESFFQGVMYDYIRLESPRV, from the exons ATGAAGATGGAACATCACATGAATAAAAGGTTTCTATTGTTGTGGTTTATAATGGCTATGCAACTCTGTTTCATGATGCTTGGTGCTTATTCTGAAAATAACAG TAAAAGTTTAATGGGAATTAATCCTCCAGTCAGTATTAAGTATGAAAGAAATTCTAGCCAG GTGGTGATCACAAATGGCATATTTACCCTCTATTTGGCAAATCCCAGGGGGTATGTTAAAGGAATATCATATGGTGGAATGCAGAATTTACTTGCAACTGAAAATGAAGAGGGTGATAGAGG GTACTTGGACGTTGTTTTTGGCAGCTTTGAAAG AGTCCAAGGGACAACTTTCTCAATCGTATCACAAACGATGAATGAAATTGAGGTTTCATTTGTAACGACATGGAATTCTAGAGTAGCTCACTCACAAGTTCCTCTAAACATAGACCAAAG GTATATAGTACGAAGAGGCGATTCAGGATTTTATTCTTACGTGATAATGGAACGATTAGAAGGATTCCCTGCTGTAACAATTGATCAAATAAGGATTGTTTATAAACTTCAGGAAAAACA ATTCAACTATATGGCCATCTCAGATACTAGACAAAGAAGAATGCCATCGCCACAAGATAGAGCAGGAGGTCGACCCTTAGCATATAAAGAAGCTGTTCTCTTAACTCATCCATCTGAACCAGAATTTAGGGGAGAG GTGGATGACAAATATCAATACTCAAGTGAGAACCAATACAACAATATTAATGGATGGATTACTGCAGATTCTGAAAAGCCCGTGGGTTTCTGGATCATAACACCTAGTAATGAATTCCGCAATGGTGGGCCTATTAAGCAAGACCTCACATCTCATGTTGGGCCAACTTGTCTATCC ATGTTTGTGAGTACCCACTATGGTGGCAAAGAAACAGAAATGGTATTCCAAAATGGAGAGGCTTATAAAAAGGTTTTTGGGCCTATTTTTGTTTACATGAACTCTGCCTCAAGTAAAGCTCACTTCACATCTCTATGGTCAGATGCCAAGCAAAGG TTATCCAATGAACTCAAAAGTTGGCCTTATAATTTCGTTCAATCAAAGGCTTTTGTTCCAGCTAATGAACGGGGAACAGTACTAGGGTCTTTCCAAGTCAACGACTG GGGGAAAGTATCTCCTGCTAATAATGCTTACATTGGTCTAGCAAGCCCTGGAGAAGCAGGATCATGGCAAAGTGAAAGCAAG GGCTATCAATTCTGGACTAGAAGTGACCAACATGGATTCTTTGTTATAAAAAACATTGTACCTGGGAGATACAACTTGTTTGCCTGGGTTCCTGGCTACATTGGagattacaaatataaatatttagtcaCCATTAGACCAG GAGGCATCATCAAATTGAATTCACTAGTATATTATCCTCCAAGAAATGGCCCTACTCTATGGGCGATTGGCATTCCAGATCGATCAGCTCATGAATTTTATGTACCAGATGCTTATGCTAACCTCACAAACAAATTATACGTCAACGACTTCGAAGACAG GTTTAGGCAATATGGGATATGGCAACGTTACACCGATTTATATCCAAAAAATGATCTCGTTTACAGGGTTGGTGTTGATAATTATAGAAGAGATTGGTTTTATGCTCATGTTCCAAG gttaacaaataataaactcGAAGCAACCACATGGAAGATTGTATTTGATCTTAAAAGTAATGTAGTGAGGGGTAACTACACACTACAACTGGCAATTGCAAGTGCCACTTATGCTGAAGTGCAG GTTTCATTGAATGACATGAGTGCTTATCCTCCCCACTTCACAACACATCGAATAGGCGATGACAATGCAATAGCAAGACATGGAATCCATGGATTGCAGTTATTTTATAGCATACCATTACCTAGTTCTCGTATGGTAAGAGGAATTAATACAATATTTCTAAGGCAAACAagatgtgaatcctttttccaAGGAGTTATGTATGATTATATTCGTTTAGAAAGTCCTAGAGTTTAA